CGTCACCTATAAAGCTCCACACTGTAATTCTTTCACTGCCACTAGTTGCCAGTAATTTTCCACTATCGTCAAAAGAAAGGTGACTGGGTTTTCCTGGGTATCCTGTCATTTCAGCATCCATTCCGGTTGATCTTCTCCAAAAATGAACTGAATTGTCTTGACTCCCGCAAGCGACTATATCACCATCAGGACTTAATTCCATTGAGACTAATGATCCTTGCCACTCGAGCTTTTGATTCGTTTTATTATTTACTATGTCAAAGAATGTTACTCTCCCGTAGCAGGCTGTAGCTAGCTCATTATTATTTGACCATTTTATTGCACTCACTGTGCTTGGATGATCATCTGATACCCATTTTTCTTCCCCAATTTCATTAAAAACATATACTTTTTTTGAAGAAGCTGCTGCAAGAAATAAGCCATCATTTGACCACTTAAGATGCTCTACCCAAGCCTTGCCAAGATCGAGAGTTTTAATTACTTTACCTTCGTGACAATTATATATTTGAATATTTCCATCTTGACCGGAAGTTGCAAAAATCTCTCCTTCTGGATGAATGGACATTGCTAATAGACCAGCAGAGTGTGTATTTTCTTTTTTCCAAATAATTTTCCCAGTATCTCCTTCAAAGGCAAAAATACCTCCTGCTACATCCCCAACAATGAATAACTTTCCTTTATTAGCCCAACCACAAACTATGGCATAATCATTAACTTCAGCTGTCCATCCCTCGTGGAACATGCCTCTTGGGCTAAATGATTCTATATCAGGCATTTTTCAAAACCTTCTTTCATCTCTTTCTCGTCCAAATTTCTACCTATAAAAACAAGTTGGTTTCTACGAGGTTCGTTACCCCATTCCTTATCAGGTTGCGCTGTAAATAACATATGTACCCCTTGGAAAACTATTCTCTGTGGGTTGCCTGAGTAGCTAATGAAGCCTTTAGTTCTAAATATATCCACCCCTTTTTCAGAAAGAAGTCTGCCCAACCAAGTATTAAGTTTTTCCGGATCAACATCTCCAAATCGTTCAATTGCAATGGACGTTACTTCATCATCATGCTCGTGCTCGGCTTGCCAGAATCTTTCAATATTAAATGGGATCTCTTTTGAATTATTGTCTTCACTTTTAATGATTTTCATATTGAATTCTTCAGCAGTGTGCTGTGTATATAAACCTATCTTTGATCCCTTTTCGATATCTAATATGAATGATTTATTTCCTTTATCCTCCAATTTAAGGTTTATATGTTCTCCAAATGGAATGATATTACCAGGTTCTAAGCTTTTAGCTTTTTCTGCATAAAGTCTTACGCAGGATTCAGCACCATCTTTAAGTTCTTCTTCACTCTCACTTTGATTAGCGAAAGCTACTAATGACATTTCTGGATCGGGACCTTCTTCTAGCATTAATTCATATTTACCTGCAGCAAGGTCGTAAACACCTGTCCATTCAAAAGGATATTCTGGTTCAAGAAATGTTGGTCTGCGTTTAAGGATTTGATCTAGATCAAATGCACTTAGATTTAGGACTGTTTCGATTGGTACTTGGGCATTCTCGGCTCTAATGATTCGAGTCATTCGGTTCATATCTCTCAATCTAGATTCAAGAGTATCTAGTGCATCATCAGAGACTAAATCAGTTTTATTAAGGACAAGAACATCTGCAAACGCAACTTGTTCTGAACTTTCATCACTTCTTCCTAGCTGCTGATCAATATGAGCAGCATCAACTAAAGTTACAATTCCATCAAGAGTAAATTCAGAACTAATTTCTTCATCCATGAAAAATGTCTGCGCGACTGGCCCAGGATCTGCTAATCCGGTCGTTTCTACTAAAACATAGTCAAACTTATCTCTTCTTTTCATAAGGTTGCCAAGGACTCTTATCAAATCACCGCGAACAGTACAACAAATGCACCCGTTTGACATCTCAAAAACTTCTTCATCGGCATTAATTACGAGCCCTTGATCTATCCCTACTTCACCGTATTCATTCTCAATTACGGCTATTCTTTTCCCGTGCTCTTCACTTAGTATTCTATTAAGTAAAGTAGTTTTCCCTGAACCTAGAAATCCAGTGAGAATAGTAACTGGAACTTTATCTTTGATGCTCATTTAATGATTTTTACCAAATAAACAATAGTTTAATAATAGTAATAATAAGAAATGAAAACCGTTTTTATTAGAAAAATTAATCTGAAAGTTTGTACCATTCAGACTCAAGATTGGATCCAGATTCTTTATCACAGCTTCCACCTAATGAATCAACAATTGTGCAAGTGTTGTGAACGGCTACTGAAACCGTATTACCATCCATCATCAATCCATCAACGAATATTTGATTAGAAGCTAAAGGAACTGAACTTTGTCTACTTAAGTTCCTTAATAACTTAGATGCTGGAATTTGTTCAGGAAATATCGCCTGAACTTTCTCTTCATCTAACATTTTTAAAGTAGAACTTATGTTGTCTGGCCTTAAGCTTGAGGAGTCTCCAAGAAAGTCAAGTAAACTAATGGTTTCAAAACCAAATGCATCCCCGTAGTATTCCATTGCTTTGTGTTTAGAGACAATTACTCTGTTTTCCTCAGGAATAGTGCTTACTTGTTCGACGATCCAACTATCTAAGCCTTCTAAGAGAGAATCAGTTTTTTCGAATCTTTCATTAATTAGTTTTCTGTCACCTCTATTAAAAACTGAAATATCTTTCTTTAAACTTTTGCTTATAAGATCTCCCATTTTTATGATGTTATGTGGATCATGCCATACATGTGGATCTAGACCTCCATGGTCATGATGGTGATGCCCCTCTCCTTCGTCTGGAACTTGTGCTATTGGTTCTACATCACTATTTGAAACGTCTTTAAAAAAGTGTTGAGTTGCTTCAAACTCAAAAGGCATGTGTTCAGTAAAAAATATATATTCACCATCTTCTTTGATATCCACGTTAAAAACAGTACTTTCTTTTCTTTGATCAAAGTTAAGAACAAAAGCTTTATTACTTGCTATCAAAGTTCCATCATTTTTTCTGCTTATTGAGTCTTTAGATCCTAATAATTCTTTGGCTAAATCTTCAGACCTTTCTATGTCATTAGATTTGAGAATCACCATCTTCATTGCAGGATCTGCATATTCGCCATCGACTTTTTCAAATGACCATTTGTATGAACCCTTAGAAAGCTGGAATTTACCTGCCCATTCGAAAGCACCCTCAGCATGATCATCATGTCCACCATGGTCTGAATGATCATCATGACCTCCATGATCAGAATGATCATCTACCTTAGCTGAATGTTCAGCATGATCGTCATGTCCGCCATGGTCTGAGTGGTCATCGTGACCTTCATGATCAGAATGATCATCTACGTCTATTGCACTAACACCTACAACAATAGTATTCTTTTTACTTTCCCAATTTCTCATACTTGGAGTCATTTCTTTGCCAAGAGTGAATACTTTGTCTGCGCTATTTAGTAATTGAGCTTGTCTTGGATTGATCTTTAAGTCATGAACATCCTGTTTTCTATCTACTAAGCATGTAACTTCGTCAGATGGTAACGCAATAGATTTAACTAAATCACAAACTAGTGGTTCTACTGCTACGTATGACTTCCCTTTAGCCATTACATCCTGCCCAAAACCAGAAAATATAATCGTTCCAGCGATTACGGAATTTTTAATAATTGACTTACTTGAACATGTTTTATTTGATAAAAGTCTTTTAAAAGTTGACATAAAAAATTATTAAATACTTAAAAATGATAATCATTTTCATTACACCTGACAAGAAAAGGTATCAAATGTTATGAAAATAATACGCAGCTTGTATTATTGGTAAGCTTGTAAAGTGACTTTTTCATGAAGATTAATTAATGGCTACTTTAGTCGCTGAAAATTTAACATTTGCATACACAGAAAAAAGTAAGCCAGCTTTAAATAAGGTATCGGTTGAGATTAAACCTGGAACTCTAACAGCGCTAGTAGGCCCAAATGGTGCCGGTAAATCCACTCTTTTGAGGATATTGCAAGGACAAAATACTCCAG
The Prochlorococcus marinus CUG1433 genome window above contains:
- a CDS encoding PQQ-binding-like beta-propeller repeat protein, translated to MPDIESFSPRGMFHEGWTAEVNDYAIVCGWANKGKLFIVGDVAGGIFAFEGDTGKIIWKKENTHSAGLLAMSIHPEGEIFATSGQDGNIQIYNCHEGKVIKTLDLGKAWVEHLKWSNDGLFLAAASSKKVYVFNEIGEEKWVSDDHPSTVSAIKWSNNNELATACYGRVTFFDIVNNKTNQKLEWQGSLVSMELSPDGDIVACGSQDNSVHFWRRSTGMDAEMTGYPGKPSHLSFDDSGKLLATSGSERITVWSFIGDGPEGTMPGELWHHTEPISSLAFSNKGMLVASGSRDGSVVASFLKKDGNGDPVGAAFAGDLVGALSWRPDDCALAAVNAKGVVNVWKFKVRTNSF
- a CDS encoding GTP-binding protein, yielding MSIKDKVPVTILTGFLGSGKTTLLNRILSEEHGKRIAVIENEYGEVGIDQGLVINADEEVFEMSNGCICCTVRGDLIRVLGNLMKRRDKFDYVLVETTGLADPGPVAQTFFMDEEISSEFTLDGIVTLVDAAHIDQQLGRSDESSEQVAFADVLVLNKTDLVSDDALDTLESRLRDMNRMTRIIRAENAQVPIETVLNLSAFDLDQILKRRPTFLEPEYPFEWTGVYDLAAGKYELMLEEGPDPEMSLVAFANQSESEEELKDGAESCVRLYAEKAKSLEPGNIIPFGEHINLKLEDKGNKSFILDIEKGSKIGLYTQHTAEEFNMKIIKSEDNNSKEIPFNIERFWQAEHEHDDEVTSIAIERFGDVDPEKLNTWLGRLLSEKGVDIFRTKGFISYSGNPQRIVFQGVHMLFTAQPDKEWGNEPRRNQLVFIGRNLDEKEMKEGFEKCLI
- a CDS encoding zinc ABC transporter substrate-binding protein yields the protein MSTFKRLLSNKTCSSKSIIKNSVIAGTIIFSGFGQDVMAKGKSYVAVEPLVCDLVKSIALPSDEVTCLVDRKQDVHDLKINPRQAQLLNSADKVFTLGKEMTPSMRNWESKKNTIVVGVSAIDVDDHSDHEGHDDHSDHGGHDDHAEHSAKVDDHSDHGGHDDHSDHGGHDDHAEGAFEWAGKFQLSKGSYKWSFEKVDGEYADPAMKMVILKSNDIERSEDLAKELLGSKDSISRKNDGTLIASNKAFVLNFDQRKESTVFNVDIKEDGEYIFFTEHMPFEFEATQHFFKDVSNSDVEPIAQVPDEGEGHHHHDHGGLDPHVWHDPHNIIKMGDLISKSLKKDISVFNRGDRKLINERFEKTDSLLEGLDSWIVEQVSTIPEENRVIVSKHKAMEYYGDAFGFETISLLDFLGDSSSLRPDNISSTLKMLDEEKVQAIFPEQIPASKLLRNLSRQSSVPLASNQIFVDGLMMDGNTVSVAVHNTCTIVDSLGGSCDKESGSNLESEWYKLSD